A genomic segment from Azospirillum sp. TSA2s encodes:
- the infC gene encoding translation initiation factor IF-3: MVRLVGADGEMVGVVPLRQALEAAADADLDLVEVAPQADPPVCKILDYGKFRFEEQKKANEARKKQKIIELKEIKLRPNIDDHDYDVKMRSAIRFIEEGDKVKMTMRFRGREMAHQDLGLNVLVRVRDQLQDIAKVEQMPRVEGRMMVMVLAPR, from the coding sequence ATGGTCCGCCTCGTCGGCGCCGACGGCGAGATGGTCGGCGTGGTGCCGCTCCGCCAAGCGCTGGAAGCCGCTGCGGATGCCGACCTCGACCTCGTCGAAGTGGCGCCCCAGGCGGATCCGCCTGTCTGCAAGATCCTCGATTACGGCAAGTTCCGTTTCGAGGAGCAGAAGAAGGCCAACGAGGCGCGGAAGAAGCAGAAGATTATCGAGCTGAAGGAAATCAAGCTTCGGCCGAACATCGACGATCACGACTATGACGTGAAGATGCGCTCCGCCATCCGCTTCATCGAGGAAGGCGACAAGGTCAAGATGACCATGCGCTTCCGCGGTCGCGAGATGGCGCACCAGGATCTCGGTCTGAACGTGCTCGTCCGCGTGCGCGACCAGCTCCAGGACATCGCCAAGGTCGAGCAGATGCCCCGGGTTGAAGGTCGTATGATGGTCATGGTGCTGGCTCCGCGCTGA
- a CDS encoding neutral zinc metallopeptidase: MRWQGGRESENVEDRRGQGGAGGGLGGGFGGGGFGGRGGGIRIGKGGLGIGGAIVLLVVSMVLGVDPTVLLGGGEQADQGTAGRTQIGEAAPRSQADDELKRFVSVVLADTEDTWQGLFQQMGRQYQDPTLVLFTGTVSSGCGRAQAAMGPFYCPMDRKLYIDLGFYRELRDRFQAPGDFAQAYVIAHEVGHHVQNLLGISDKVQAAQQRVRDQAEANALSVRLELQADCFAGIWGNHANRDRKMLEPGDVEEALTAASAIGDDRLQRQARGTVSPDSFTHGSSAQRVRWFRTGLESGRLEACDTFGADRL; the protein is encoded by the coding sequence ATGCGGTGGCAGGGCGGACGGGAAAGCGAGAATGTCGAGGACCGCCGCGGGCAAGGGGGTGCCGGTGGCGGCCTCGGTGGCGGCTTCGGTGGGGGCGGCTTCGGCGGCAGGGGTGGCGGCATCCGCATCGGCAAGGGCGGGCTGGGCATCGGCGGAGCCATCGTTCTGCTGGTGGTGTCGATGGTGCTGGGGGTCGACCCGACGGTGCTGCTGGGCGGCGGCGAGCAGGCGGACCAGGGCACGGCCGGGCGGACGCAGATCGGCGAGGCCGCCCCGCGCAGCCAGGCCGACGACGAGCTGAAGCGCTTCGTCTCCGTCGTGCTGGCCGACACCGAGGACACCTGGCAGGGCCTGTTCCAGCAGATGGGGCGCCAGTACCAGGACCCGACGCTGGTGCTGTTCACCGGCACGGTGTCGTCGGGCTGCGGCCGGGCGCAGGCGGCGATGGGGCCCTTCTACTGCCCGATGGACCGCAAGCTCTACATCGACCTCGGCTTCTACCGCGAGCTGCGCGACCGCTTCCAGGCGCCCGGCGACTTCGCCCAGGCCTATGTCATCGCCCATGAGGTCGGCCACCATGTGCAGAACCTGCTGGGCATCTCCGACAAGGTGCAGGCAGCCCAGCAGCGCGTGCGCGATCAGGCCGAGGCCAACGCCCTGTCGGTGCGGCTGGAGCTGCAGGCCGACTGCTTCGCCGGCATCTGGGGCAACCACGCCAACCGCGACCGTAAGATGCTGGAGCCCGGCGACGTCGAGGAGGCGCTGACCGCCGCCAGTGCCATCGGCGACGACCGCCTGCAGCGTCAGGCGCGCGGCACCGTCAGTCCCGACAGCTTCACCCACGGCAGCTCCGCCCAGCGCGTCCGCTGGTTCCGCACCGGCCTGGAAAGCGGCCGGCTGGAAGCCTGCGACACCTTCGGGGCGGACCGGCTGTGA
- a CDS encoding HigA family addiction module antitoxin: MSHPAIDNLPPIHPGELLRDELEALGLSARRFAEHIGVPPNAVTEIMKGERRITAPMALRLGKAFGTDARYWTNLQSIFETKVARAEIGDALDAIQPLPHLGKAA; this comes from the coding sequence ATGAGCCATCCCGCCATCGACAATCTGCCGCCCATCCATCCCGGCGAGCTTCTGCGCGACGAGTTGGAGGCGTTGGGCTTGAGCGCCCGGCGCTTTGCCGAGCATATCGGCGTGCCGCCCAACGCGGTGACCGAGATCATGAAAGGCGAACGCCGGATCACCGCCCCGATGGCGCTGAGACTGGGCAAGGCCTTCGGAACCGACGCGCGCTACTGGACCAACCTGCAGAGCATCTTCGAGACCAAGGTCGCGCGGGCGGAGATCGGCGACGCGCTGGACGCCATTCAGCCGCTGCCGCATCTGGGCAAGGCGGCCTAA
- a CDS encoding nucleotide sugar dehydrogenase, translated as MSTADTSPDFQAPDIQSLESAYRGRSARVAVVGLGYVGLPLALALTGAGFAVTGFDIDPAKAAALNGGRSYIRQIADGRVAEAVATGRFRATIDADEFAACDAVIVCVPTPLSPQREPDLSFVEASTRLIRDRLRRGQLVVLESTTWPGTTDEVMRPILEETGLVSGRDFFLAYSPEREDPGNISFTTSTIPKVVGGDDEGARRLAVALYEQVVPQVVPVSGTRAAEATKLTENIFRSVNIALVNELKIVFEPMGIDIWEVIEAAKTKPFGFMPFYPGPGLGGHCIPIDPFYLTWKAREYQISTRFIELAGEVNTMMPRHVVDRLALALDRRAGIGLSRARILLVGMAYKKNVDDSRESPGLRLMEMLLERGAAVEYHDPFIPVLPVTREHAALAGRTSITWTAERLAGFDAAVIVTDHDGIDYHSLAAHCPLVVDTRNAMRAVEGFAGRIVKA; from the coding sequence ATGAGCACAGCGGACACCTCGCCCGATTTCCAGGCGCCCGACATCCAGTCTCTGGAAAGCGCCTATCGCGGCCGTAGCGCGCGGGTGGCGGTGGTCGGGCTCGGCTATGTCGGGCTGCCGCTGGCCCTGGCGCTGACCGGGGCCGGCTTCGCGGTCACCGGCTTCGACATCGACCCGGCCAAGGCGGCGGCGCTGAACGGCGGACGCTCCTACATCCGGCAGATCGCCGACGGCCGCGTCGCCGAAGCGGTGGCGACCGGGCGGTTCCGGGCGACGATCGACGCCGACGAGTTCGCCGCCTGCGACGCCGTGATCGTCTGCGTCCCCACCCCGCTGTCGCCGCAGCGCGAGCCCGATCTGAGCTTCGTCGAGGCCTCCACCCGGCTGATCCGCGACCGGCTGCGCCGGGGCCAACTGGTGGTTCTGGAATCGACCACCTGGCCCGGCACCACCGACGAGGTGATGCGGCCGATCCTGGAGGAGACCGGGCTGGTCAGCGGGCGCGACTTCTTCCTGGCCTATTCGCCCGAGCGCGAGGATCCCGGCAACATCAGCTTCACCACCAGCACCATCCCCAAGGTGGTGGGCGGCGACGACGAGGGCGCGCGGCGGCTGGCGGTGGCGCTCTACGAGCAGGTGGTGCCTCAGGTGGTTCCGGTGTCCGGCACGCGGGCGGCGGAGGCGACCAAGCTGACCGAGAACATCTTCCGCTCCGTCAACATCGCCCTGGTGAACGAGCTGAAGATCGTCTTCGAGCCGATGGGCATCGACATCTGGGAGGTGATCGAGGCGGCGAAGACCAAGCCCTTCGGCTTCATGCCCTTCTATCCCGGTCCCGGGCTGGGCGGCCACTGCATCCCCATCGACCCCTTCTATCTGACCTGGAAGGCGCGGGAGTACCAGATCTCCACCCGCTTCATCGAACTGGCGGGAGAGGTCAACACGATGATGCCGCGCCATGTGGTGGACCGGCTCGCCCTGGCGCTCGACCGCCGCGCCGGCATCGGGTTGAGCCGGGCGCGCATCCTGTTGGTCGGCATGGCCTACAAGAAGAACGTCGACGACAGCCGGGAATCGCCAGGGCTGCGGCTGATGGAGATGCTGCTGGAGCGCGGGGCGGCGGTCGAATACCACGACCCCTTCATCCCGGTGCTGCCGGTCACCCGCGAGCATGCGGCGCTTGCCGGCCGGACCTCCATCACCTGGACGGCGGAGCGGCTTGCCGGCTTCGACGCTGCGGTGATCGTCACCGACCATGACGGCATCGACTATCACAGCCTCGCCGCCCACTGCCCGTTGGTGGTCGACACCCGCAACGCCATGCGCGCCGTCGAGGGCTTCGCCGGCCGCATCGTGAAGGCTTGA
- a CDS encoding DUF2076 domain-containing protein: MRMIIAMDQTERQIIDDLFAKLHQAEAQSGPRDPEAEALIRERIARQPAAPYLMAQAIVMMEQALAASQGRNEELERQLRERPAAPAQSGGGGLFGSLFGGGRPASQPQSQPQYQHPAAAQAAMPPGSPWSRPAAAAGAPVYGDPRVAGYAQQPRAGGGFMAGAMQTAAGVAGGVLIGSALSSMLSGGEAMASEAAGAATDAATAATDHAEQAVEDSGWGDFGSDFGGEEEL, encoded by the coding sequence ATGAGAATGATCATCGCCATGGACCAGACCGAACGCCAGATCATCGACGACCTGTTCGCCAAGCTGCATCAGGCCGAGGCGCAATCCGGCCCGCGCGATCCCGAGGCCGAGGCGCTGATCCGCGAGCGCATCGCCCGCCAGCCGGCCGCCCCCTATCTGATGGCCCAGGCCATCGTGATGATGGAACAGGCGCTCGCCGCCTCGCAAGGCCGCAACGAGGAGCTGGAGCGCCAGCTGCGCGAGCGCCCCGCCGCTCCGGCCCAGTCCGGCGGTGGCGGCTTGTTCGGCAGCCTGTTCGGCGGCGGCCGGCCGGCGTCCCAGCCTCAATCCCAGCCCCAGTACCAGCATCCTGCCGCCGCCCAGGCCGCCATGCCGCCGGGTTCGCCCTGGAGCCGTCCGGCTGCCGCTGCCGGCGCCCCTGTCTATGGCGATCCCCGCGTCGCCGGCTATGCCCAGCAGCCGCGGGCCGGCGGCGGCTTCATGGCCGGCGCCATGCAGACGGCGGCCGGCGTGGCCGGCGGCGTGCTGATCGGCAGCGCGCTGTCCAGCATGCTCTCCGGCGGCGAGGCGATGGCCAGCGAGGCCGCCGGTGCGGCGACCGATGCAGCGACCGCCGCCACCGACCATGCCGAACAGGCGGTCGAGGACAGCGGCTGGGGCGATTTCGGCAGCGATTTCGGGGGCGAGGAAGAACTCTGA
- a CDS encoding putative DNA modification/repair radical SAM protein — translation MDDALLDKLEILADAAKYDASCASSGAKRRTGGPDGIGSTTGAGICHAYTPDGRCVSLLKILLTNYCLFDCAYCINRRSSNVRRARFSVDEVVRLTLGFYKRNCIEGLFLSSGIIRSPDYTMEQLMLVARTLRRDHGFAGYIHLKTIPEASPWLIEQAGLWADRLSINLELASDRSLKEFAPEKDGTAIKAVMGQVGERILEAKEEKRRFSPAGQSTQMIVGADASTDLSVLETSDTLYRRYGLRRVYYSAFSPIPEASSALPAKPPPLQRENRLYQADWLLRYYGFTVEEIAAGGEGGMLDLGIDPKLAWALKNRERFPVDVNSADREMLLRVPGLGARAVDKIVEARRHTNLRLEDVARLSSGLKRARAFLIAADHHPGGLTDRADLRQRLVAPPKQLSLF, via the coding sequence GTGGATGACGCGCTGCTCGACAAGCTCGAAATTCTCGCCGACGCGGCGAAGTACGACGCCTCCTGCGCGTCGTCGGGGGCGAAGCGGCGGACGGGCGGGCCGGACGGCATCGGTTCGACCACCGGGGCCGGCATCTGCCACGCCTATACACCGGACGGGCGCTGCGTCTCGCTGCTCAAGATCCTGCTGACCAACTATTGCCTGTTCGACTGCGCCTACTGCATCAACCGCCGCTCCTCCAACGTGCGCCGCGCGCGGTTCAGCGTCGACGAGGTGGTGCGGCTGACGCTGGGTTTCTACAAGCGCAATTGCATCGAGGGGCTGTTCCTGTCCTCCGGCATCATCCGCTCGCCCGATTACACGATGGAGCAGCTGATGCTGGTGGCGCGCACGCTGCGGCGCGATCATGGCTTCGCCGGCTACATCCACCTGAAGACGATACCGGAGGCCAGCCCCTGGCTGATCGAACAGGCCGGGCTGTGGGCCGACCGGCTGTCGATCAATCTGGAACTCGCCTCCGACCGCAGCCTGAAGGAGTTCGCGCCGGAGAAAGACGGCACCGCGATCAAGGCGGTGATGGGGCAGGTCGGCGAACGCATCCTGGAGGCCAAGGAGGAGAAGCGGCGTTTCTCCCCCGCCGGGCAGAGCACCCAGATGATCGTCGGCGCCGACGCCTCCACCGACCTGTCGGTGCTGGAGACCAGCGACACGCTCTATCGCCGCTACGGGCTGCGGCGGGTCTATTATTCCGCCTTCAGCCCGATCCCGGAGGCGAGTTCCGCCCTGCCGGCCAAGCCGCCGCCACTGCAGCGCGAGAACCGGCTGTACCAGGCCGACTGGCTGCTGCGCTATTACGGCTTCACGGTGGAGGAGATCGCCGCCGGGGGCGAGGGCGGGATGCTGGATCTGGGCATCGACCCCAAGCTGGCCTGGGCGCTGAAGAACCGCGAGCGTTTCCCGGTCGACGTCAACAGCGCCGACCGCGAGATGCTGCTGCGCGTGCCGGGGCTGGGGGCGCGGGCGGTCGACAAGATCGTCGAGGCGCGGCGCCACACCAATTTGCGGCTGGAGGATGTAGCGCGGCTGTCGTCGGGGCTGAAGCGGGCACGCGCCTTCCTGATCGCCGCCGACCACCATCCGGGCGGGCTGACCGACCGCGCCGACCTGCGGCAACGGCTGGTGGCGCCGCCCAAGCAGCTCAGCCTGTTCTGA
- a CDS encoding RNA-guided endonuclease TnpB family protein, with product MIQRSYTYRLYPTKAQAAVLTEMLGAFCDLYNAALQQRIEAYRRQHKTLRYLDQASELKAVRAADECLAQFSYSAAQQVLRRLDKAFTAFFRRLKTKAKAGFPRFQAKSRFDSAAFRVGNGLTIRKSKHLGVIGVPGEIKVKWHRGFPASARVNTAVLSRSAGTWFVCFQVALPDQEGPPHGGAAVGIDVGLSSLIATSDGETVETPPWTKRAAKKQRRLQRALARCTRGSKRRLKARHRLARHGAHTANQRRDVLHKLSRSLVERYAVIALEDLSVDRLARSMLAKAVYNAAWGQLRRFLEYKAVSAGTRVEVVDPRGTSQTCPACGAGVAKTLSDRLHKCPCGCVMDRDIAAAVVILQRAQGMGPGTGLQSPSQRGAA from the coding sequence ATGATCCAGCGGAGCTACACGTACCGGCTTTATCCAACCAAGGCCCAAGCAGCGGTCCTGACGGAAATGCTGGGGGCGTTCTGTGATCTCTACAATGCGGCTCTTCAGCAGCGCATCGAAGCCTATCGGCGTCAGCATAAGACGCTGCGCTATCTCGACCAGGCCAGTGAGTTGAAGGCGGTGCGCGCCGCCGACGAGTGCCTGGCCCAATTCAGCTACTCCGCCGCACAACAAGTACTCCGCCGACTGGACAAAGCCTTCACGGCCTTTTTTCGCCGCTTGAAGACCAAAGCCAAGGCCGGATTCCCACGTTTTCAGGCAAAGAGCCGCTTCGACAGTGCCGCGTTCCGGGTTGGCAACGGGCTGACGATCCGCAAGAGCAAGCACCTCGGCGTTATTGGCGTGCCCGGTGAGATCAAGGTGAAATGGCATCGTGGCTTTCCAGCCTCCGCCAGAGTCAATACCGCTGTGCTTTCGCGCTCCGCCGGCACATGGTTCGTCTGCTTTCAGGTTGCACTGCCTGACCAGGAGGGGCCGCCGCACGGCGGAGCCGCGGTCGGCATCGACGTCGGGCTGTCCAGCCTGATTGCCACCTCGGACGGGGAGACCGTTGAGACACCGCCCTGGACCAAGCGCGCGGCCAAGAAACAGCGTCGTCTTCAACGCGCTCTTGCCCGCTGCACGCGGGGCAGCAAGCGCCGGCTCAAGGCCAGGCACCGGCTTGCCCGCCACGGCGCTCACACCGCCAACCAGCGCCGCGATGTCCTGCATAAGCTGTCGCGCTCCCTGGTGGAGCGCTACGCCGTCATCGCTTTGGAGGACCTGAGCGTCGACCGTCTGGCTCGGTCGATGCTGGCCAAAGCGGTTTACAATGCCGCGTGGGGCCAACTCCGCCGCTTCCTCGAGTACAAGGCTGTAAGCGCCGGTACCCGTGTGGAGGTGGTGGACCCTCGAGGCACGAGTCAGACCTGCCCGGCCTGCGGAGCCGGTGTCGCCAAGACGCTCAGCGATCGCCTTCACAAATGCCCGTGTGGCTGCGTGATGGATCGCGATATCGCGGCGGCCGTCGTGATTCTGCAGCGGGCGCAGGGAATGGGGCCGGGAACCGGCCTTCAGTCGCCAAGCCAGCGGGGCGCCGCCTAG
- a CDS encoding UdgX family uracil-DNA binding protein (This protein belongs to the uracil DNA glycosylase superfamily, members of which act in excision repair of DNA. However, it belongs more specifically to UdgX branch, whose founding member was found to bind uracil in DNA (where it does not belong), without cleaving it, appears to promote DNA repair by a pathway involving RecA, rather than base excision.) gives MHRIDLKDGADLDGFRRALRGLVALGADPDDVVWSVGAAPSLFGDMAPLPADAPPVSLPRPVGALIESVVCHRDPERYALLHRLVWRVLRGERDMLDHHADPLVHRLALLDKAVRRDLHKMHAFLRFREVRDPDGAERYVAWFEPDHFIVEATAPFFVERFESLVWTILTPVGSLQWDRRSLTVGPAALRPEGLDRDDRFAEGWQRYYESTFNPARVNPTAMRAEMPRKYWANLPEAAAIPAMIRSAPARVQAMIEAEAAAPRRRNPDKAVAAMARQEPATLAELNRIILAADPLVPGATQAVLGEGPEGAAIAIVGEQPGDQEDMEGRPFVGPAGQLLSRALEEAGIERGVAYLTNAVKHFKFVARGKRRLHQSPTAGEVKHYRWWLMKELSFVRPRLVVTLGATAALALTGRSVSVLRERGSMGFGDWNGFVTVHPSYLLRLPAGEAAEKAYQDFIADLRRAREMVERAG, from the coding sequence ATGCACAGAATTGACCTGAAGGATGGCGCCGACCTGGACGGCTTCCGCCGCGCGCTGCGCGGGCTGGTCGCGCTGGGCGCCGATCCGGACGACGTGGTGTGGAGCGTCGGGGCGGCACCGTCGCTGTTCGGGGATATGGCTCCGCTGCCGGCGGATGCGCCGCCGGTGTCGCTGCCGCGGCCGGTGGGGGCGCTGATCGAAAGCGTGGTCTGCCACCGCGATCCGGAACGCTACGCCCTGCTGCACCGGCTGGTCTGGCGGGTGCTGCGGGGGGAGCGCGACATGCTCGACCACCATGCCGATCCGCTGGTGCACCGGCTGGCGCTGCTCGACAAGGCGGTGCGGCGCGACCTGCACAAGATGCACGCCTTCCTGCGCTTCCGCGAGGTGCGCGATCCTGATGGGGCTGAGCGTTACGTCGCGTGGTTCGAGCCAGACCATTTCATCGTCGAGGCCACCGCCCCCTTCTTCGTCGAGCGCTTCGAAAGTCTGGTCTGGACCATCCTGACGCCGGTGGGCTCGCTGCAGTGGGACCGGCGCTCGCTGACCGTCGGGCCGGCGGCTTTGAGGCCGGAGGGGCTCGACCGCGACGACCGCTTCGCCGAGGGTTGGCAGCGCTATTACGAGAGCACCTTCAACCCGGCACGGGTGAACCCCACGGCGATGCGGGCGGAGATGCCGCGGAAATACTGGGCCAATTTGCCGGAAGCGGCGGCGATCCCAGCCATGATCCGTTCCGCGCCTGCGCGGGTGCAGGCGATGATCGAGGCGGAAGCCGCCGCCCCCCGCCGCCGCAACCCCGACAAGGCCGTCGCCGCCATGGCCCGGCAGGAGCCGGCGACGCTGGCCGAGCTGAACCGCATCATCCTGGCGGCGGATCCACTGGTGCCGGGGGCGACGCAGGCCGTGCTGGGTGAGGGGCCGGAAGGGGCCGCCATCGCCATCGTCGGCGAGCAGCCCGGCGACCAGGAGGACATGGAGGGCCGCCCCTTCGTCGGTCCCGCCGGCCAACTGCTGAGCCGCGCGCTGGAGGAGGCCGGGATCGAGCGCGGCGTCGCCTACCTGACCAACGCGGTCAAGCATTTCAAGTTCGTGGCCCGCGGCAAGCGCCGCCTGCACCAGTCGCCGACCGCCGGCGAGGTGAAGCATTACCGCTGGTGGCTGATGAAGGAGCTGTCCTTCGTCCGCCCGCGCCTGGTGGTGACGCTGGGCGCCACGGCGGCCCTGGCGCTCACCGGGCGCAGCGTGTCGGTCCTGCGGGAGCGCGGGTCGATGGGGTTCGGCGACTGGAACGGCTTCGTCACCGTCCACCCGTCCTACCTGCTGCGCCTGCCGGCCGGGGAGGCGGCGGAAAAGGCCTATCAGGACTTCATCGCCGACCTGCGACGGGCGCGGGAGATGGTGGAGAGGGCCGGTTGA
- the mtnA gene encoding S-methyl-5-thioribose-1-phosphate isomerase, with the protein MRIDGTAYRTIWPDGDGAVAIIDQTRLPHDFAVVRLTSLEEAAHAIRAMLVRGAPLIGAAAAYGVALALRADTSDRGLERACATLLATRPTAVNLRWALERMRGLLAPLPEARRVEAAEAEAAAIADEDVEINRSIGLHGAALIRAAAARKKPGEPVNVLTHCNAGWLATVDWGTALAPVYAAFEQGIPLHVWVDETRPRNQGASLTAWELKHHGVPHTVIADNVGGHLMQHGKVDLCIVGTDRTTATGDVCNKIGTYLKALAAHDNGVPFYVGLPSPTIDWTIADGVREIPIEERDGREVSELTGRTADGRIETVRVTPDGSPVANYAFDVTPARLVTGLITERGVCPATRDGLLGLFPERG; encoded by the coding sequence ATGCGGATCGACGGGACGGCCTATCGCACCATCTGGCCGGACGGCGACGGTGCCGTCGCCATCATCGACCAGACCCGGCTGCCGCACGATTTCGCCGTCGTCCGCCTGACCAGCCTGGAGGAGGCCGCCCACGCCATCCGCGCCATGCTGGTGCGCGGCGCCCCGCTGATCGGCGCGGCGGCGGCCTATGGCGTGGCGCTCGCCCTGCGCGCCGACACCAGCGACCGCGGGCTGGAGCGGGCCTGCGCCACCCTGCTGGCGACCCGTCCGACCGCGGTCAACCTGCGCTGGGCGCTGGAGCGCATGCGCGGCCTGCTGGCCCCGCTGCCGGAGGCCCGGCGCGTCGAGGCCGCCGAGGCGGAGGCCGCGGCGATCGCCGACGAGGATGTCGAGATCAACCGCTCCATCGGCTTGCACGGCGCGGCCTTGATCCGCGCCGCGGCGGCGCGCAAAAAGCCGGGCGAGCCGGTGAATGTGCTGACCCACTGCAACGCCGGCTGGCTCGCCACCGTCGACTGGGGCACGGCGCTCGCCCCCGTCTATGCCGCCTTCGAGCAGGGCATCCCGCTGCATGTCTGGGTGGACGAGACCCGGCCGCGCAACCAGGGCGCCAGCCTGACCGCCTGGGAGCTGAAGCACCACGGCGTCCCCCACACCGTCATCGCCGACAATGTCGGCGGCCATCTGATGCAGCATGGCAAGGTCGACCTGTGCATCGTCGGCACTGACCGCACCACCGCGACCGGCGACGTCTGCAACAAGATCGGCACCTATCTGAAGGCGTTGGCCGCGCACGACAACGGCGTTCCCTTCTATGTCGGGCTGCCGTCGCCGACCATCGACTGGACCATCGCCGACGGCGTGCGGGAGATCCCCATCGAGGAGCGCGACGGCCGCGAGGTGAGCGAGCTGACCGGCCGCACCGCCGACGGCCGGATCGAGACGGTGCGCGTCACCCCCGATGGCAGCCCGGTCGCCAATTACGCCTTCGACGTCACGCCGGCCCGGCTGGTGACCGGCCTGATCACCGAACGCGGCGTCTGCCCCGCCACGCGCGACGGGCTGCTCGGGCTGTTTCCGGAGCGGGGCTGA
- a CDS encoding S-methyl-5'-thioadenosine phosphorylase → MSGDAVGGAVGETVLGVIGGSGLYDIDGLENTRWVKVATPFGDPSDELLTGELAGQKLVFLPRHGRGHRIPPSELNFRANIHALKQLGVTEILSVSAVGSLKENLPPGSFVVIDQFIDRTFARDKTFFGSGLVAHVALGHPVCGRLGDLIEEALVELDIPHQRRGTYMVMEGPQFSTVAESTLYRSWGCDVIGMTNMPEAKLAREAEMCYATVAMVTDYDCWHEGHDHVSVDAVIKVVVANAGRARALVSALAPKVAGREGACTQGCHTALDNAIMTAPSHRDPAMLEKLSLIVKRTLG, encoded by the coding sequence ATGAGCGGTGATGCGGTTGGCGGTGCGGTTGGCGAAACGGTTCTGGGCGTGATCGGCGGCAGCGGCCTGTACGACATCGACGGGCTGGAGAACACCCGCTGGGTCAAGGTGGCGACCCCCTTCGGCGACCCGTCGGACGAACTGCTGACCGGCGAGCTGGCGGGGCAGAAGCTGGTCTTCCTGCCGCGCCACGGCCGCGGCCACCGCATCCCGCCGTCGGAGCTGAATTTCCGCGCCAACATCCACGCCCTGAAGCAGCTGGGCGTGACCGAGATCCTGTCGGTGTCGGCGGTCGGCTCGCTGAAGGAGAATCTGCCGCCCGGCAGCTTCGTGGTGATCGACCAGTTCATCGACCGCACCTTCGCCCGCGACAAGACCTTCTTCGGCAGCGGGCTGGTCGCCCATGTGGCGCTGGGCCATCCGGTCTGCGGCCGGCTGGGCGACCTGATCGAGGAGGCGCTGGTCGAGCTGGACATCCCGCACCAGCGGCGCGGCACCTACATGGTGATGGAGGGGCCGCAATTCTCCACCGTCGCCGAATCGACCCTCTACCGCAGCTGGGGCTGCGACGTCATCGGCATGACCAACATGCCGGAGGCCAAGCTCGCCCGCGAGGCGGAGATGTGCTACGCGACCGTCGCCATGGTCACCGATTACGACTGCTGGCACGAGGGGCACGACCATGTGTCGGTCGATGCGGTGATCAAGGTTGTGGTCGCCAATGCCGGCAGGGCGCGCGCGCTGGTCTCGGCCCTGGCGCCGAAGGTGGCGGGGCGCGAGGGTGCGTGCACCCAGGGCTGCCACACCGCCCTCGACAACGCCATCATGACCGCCCCCTCCCACCGCGACCCAGCGATGCTGGAAAAGCTGTCGCTGATCGTGAAGCGCACGCTCGGCTGA